In Streptomyces canus, one DNA window encodes the following:
- a CDS encoding heavy metal translocating P-type ATPase, translating into MTTTAAAETELAIGGMTCASCAARIEKKLNRMDGVSATVNYATEKAKVTHAAGVSVQDLIATVENTGYSAREPAPPEPSAPGEEEPDELRSLRERLVTAVLLAVPVVAMAMIPALQFAYWQWLSLTLAAPVVTYAGWPFHKAAFTNARHGAATMDTLISVGTTAAFGWSLWALFLGTAGTPGMKHPFELTIARGDGSGNLYLEAAAGVTAFILAGRYFEARSKRKAGAALKALLELGAKDVTVLHPGGHEQTVSIAELKVGDRFLVRPGEKIATDGTVVEGSSAVDASMLTGESVPVEVTPGDAVTGATLNAGGRLVVEATRVGSDTQLARMAKLVEDAQNGKAAAQRLADRISAVFVPVVIALALGTLGFWLGNGAGTAAAFTAAVAVLIIACPCALGLATPTALLVGTGRGAQLGILIKGPEVLESTRKVDTVVLDKTGTVTTGRMTLLAVHPADGTEEAEVLRLAGALEHASEHPVARAVADGAREKLGALPAPEDFANVPGLGVQGIVDGHAVLVGRERLLADWSLELPEELRRVKSEAEALGRTAIAVAWDGEARAVLEVADAVKDTSREAIVRLRALGLRPVLLTGDNRAVAESVAREIGIEPEHVIAEVLPQDKVDVVKRLQAEGRSVAMVGDGVNDAAALAQADLGLAMGTGTDAAIEAGDLTLVRGDLRAAADAIRLARRTLGTIRSNLFWAFAYNVAALPLAAAGLLNPMLAGAAMAFSSVFVVGNSLRLRSFRAA; encoded by the coding sequence ATGACCACCACCGCAGCAGCCGAGACCGAGCTGGCCATCGGCGGCATGACCTGCGCCTCGTGCGCGGCGCGCATCGAGAAGAAGCTCAACCGGATGGACGGGGTCAGCGCCACCGTCAACTACGCCACCGAGAAGGCCAAGGTCACCCACGCCGCGGGTGTCTCCGTCCAGGACCTGATAGCGACCGTCGAGAACACCGGGTACTCGGCCCGGGAACCGGCACCACCCGAGCCGTCCGCACCCGGCGAGGAAGAGCCCGACGAACTGCGTTCCCTGCGCGAGCGGTTGGTGACCGCCGTGCTGCTGGCGGTGCCCGTCGTCGCGATGGCGATGATCCCGGCGCTGCAGTTCGCGTACTGGCAGTGGCTGTCCCTGACGTTGGCGGCGCCCGTGGTGACGTACGCCGGATGGCCCTTCCACAAGGCGGCGTTCACCAATGCCCGGCACGGCGCGGCCACCATGGACACGCTGATCTCGGTCGGCACGACGGCCGCCTTCGGCTGGTCCCTGTGGGCTCTGTTCCTCGGGACCGCGGGCACGCCGGGTATGAAGCACCCCTTCGAGCTGACGATCGCCCGCGGCGACGGCTCCGGGAACCTGTATCTGGAGGCCGCGGCCGGGGTCACCGCGTTCATCCTGGCCGGGCGGTACTTCGAGGCCCGCTCCAAGCGCAAGGCGGGTGCGGCCCTGAAGGCGCTGCTGGAACTGGGCGCGAAGGACGTCACCGTGCTGCACCCGGGCGGGCACGAACAGACCGTCTCGATCGCGGAGTTGAAGGTCGGCGATCGCTTCCTCGTCCGTCCCGGCGAGAAGATCGCGACCGACGGGACCGTCGTCGAGGGCTCCTCCGCCGTGGACGCCTCGATGCTCACCGGTGAGTCCGTGCCGGTGGAGGTCACCCCCGGAGATGCCGTCACCGGCGCCACCCTCAACGCGGGCGGACGGCTCGTCGTCGAGGCGACCCGGGTCGGCTCGGACACCCAACTGGCCAGGATGGCCAAGCTGGTCGAGGACGCCCAGAACGGCAAGGCGGCCGCTCAGCGACTCGCGGACCGGATCTCCGCGGTGTTCGTGCCGGTCGTCATCGCGCTGGCCCTCGGCACCCTGGGATTCTGGCTCGGCAACGGCGCCGGTACGGCCGCCGCGTTCACCGCAGCCGTCGCCGTACTGATCATCGCCTGCCCGTGCGCCCTCGGGCTCGCCACGCCGACCGCTCTGCTGGTCGGGACCGGGCGCGGCGCCCAACTCGGCATCCTCATCAAGGGCCCTGAGGTCCTGGAGTCCACCCGCAAGGTCGACACCGTCGTCCTGGACAAGACAGGCACCGTCACCACGGGCCGGATGACCCTGCTGGCCGTGCACCCGGCGGACGGCACCGAAGAGGCCGAAGTCCTGCGGCTGGCGGGCGCTTTGGAGCACGCCTCGGAGCACCCGGTCGCCCGCGCGGTCGCCGACGGGGCGAGGGAGAAGCTGGGCGCTCTCCCCGCACCGGAGGACTTCGCGAACGTGCCGGGGCTCGGGGTGCAGGGCATCGTCGACGGTCATGCCGTGCTCGTCGGCCGTGAGCGCCTGCTCGCCGACTGGTCCCTGGAGCTGCCCGAGGAGCTCCGACGGGTCAAGTCGGAGGCGGAAGCCCTCGGTCGTACGGCGATCGCGGTCGCCTGGGACGGCGAGGCGCGGGCCGTGCTCGAAGTCGCCGACGCGGTCAAGGACACCAGCCGTGAGGCGATCGTCCGCCTGCGCGCGCTCGGCCTCAGGCCGGTCCTGCTGACCGGTGACAACCGGGCCGTGGCCGAGTCCGTGGCCCGAGAAATCGGCATCGAGCCGGAGCACGTGATCGCCGAGGTACTGCCCCAGGACAAGGTCGACGTCGTCAAGCGGCTTCAGGCAGAGGGCCGTTCGGTCGCGATGGTCGGTGACGGCGTCAACGACGCGGCCGCGCTGGCGCAGGCCGACCTGGGCCTGGCGATGGGCACCGGCACGGACGCCGCGATCGAGGCGGGCGATCTGACCCTCGTCCGGGGCGACCTGAGGGCAGCGGCGGACGCCATCCGCCTCGCCCGCCGCACCCTGGGGACGATCCGGTCCAACCTCTTCTGGGCCTTCGCCTACAACGTGGCCGCCCTGCCGCTGGCGGCGGCCGGACTGCTCAACCCGATGCTCGCGGGGGCGGCGATGGCGTTCTCGTCGGTGTTCGTGGTCGGCAACTCACTGCGGCTGCGGTCGTTCCGAGCCGCCTGA
- a CDS encoding PhzF family phenazine biosynthesis isomerase: MTTNAPRPEVLRYTAFSSTPEGGNPAGVVLDATALDDDDMLAIAAELGYSESAFLTAPPEGLEGPEGRTFTIRYFSPKAEVPFCGHATVATAVALAERIGPGELVFATPAGTVPVSVAEEDGTVRATLTSVAPHVEEVAEADLTEALAALDWPATDLDPAFPPRIAFAGARHLVLAAATRARLANLAYDFPRLETLMHRLDLTTVQLVWRESATVFHARDPFPVGGVVEDPATGAAAAAFGAYARDLGLVPEDAVLTLHQGEDLGRPGELTVTLRAGDPRVRVGGAGALIGR; encoded by the coding sequence ATGACGACGAACGCGCCGCGGCCCGAGGTCCTGCGATACACCGCCTTCTCCAGCACTCCCGAGGGCGGCAACCCCGCCGGCGTCGTCCTGGACGCCACCGCCCTGGACGACGACGACATGCTGGCCATCGCCGCCGAGCTCGGATACTCGGAGTCGGCGTTCCTGACCGCACCCCCGGAGGGCCTCGAAGGGCCGGAGGGACGGACCTTCACCATCCGTTACTTCAGCCCCAAGGCCGAGGTGCCGTTCTGCGGGCACGCCACCGTCGCGACCGCCGTCGCGCTGGCCGAGCGGATCGGCCCGGGGGAGCTGGTGTTCGCCACGCCCGCCGGCACCGTGCCCGTGTCGGTGGCCGAGGAGGACGGGACGGTCAGGGCCACGCTCACCAGCGTCGCACCGCACGTCGAGGAGGTCGCCGAGGCCGACCTCACGGAGGCACTCGCCGCGCTCGACTGGCCCGCCACCGATCTCGACCCGGCGTTTCCGCCCCGGATCGCGTTCGCCGGCGCCCGCCACCTCGTCCTCGCGGCGGCGACGCGCGCACGCCTCGCGAACCTGGCGTACGACTTCCCGCGTCTCGAAACCCTGATGCACCGACTGGACCTGACCACCGTCCAGTTGGTGTGGCGGGAGTCGGCCACCGTGTTCCACGCCCGTGACCCCTTCCCGGTCGGCGGCGTGGTCGAGGACCCCGCGACCGGCGCCGCGGCCGCCGCGTTCGGTGCGTACGCCCGTGACCTCGGCCTGGTCCCGGAGGACGCTGTCCTCACCCTGCACCAGGGCGAGGACCTGGGCCGCCCCGGCGAACTCACGGTGACCCTGCGCGCGGGCGACCCCCGTGTCCGGGTCGGGGGCGCCGGGGCCCTCATCGGGCGGTAG
- a CDS encoding glycoside hydrolase family 15 protein produces MSGSPRDHTGYLPIAEHGLIGDLRSVALVGTDGTIDWYCCPSFDAPSVFASILDAERGGCFELAATVPARTKQFYFPDTNVLITRFYTEDGVGEVQDFMPVDGDMVETERHRLIRRVVCVRGSIPFRTRVAPRFDYGAQPHTLRMVGDVAVFESPKLSLGLTATVPLETEGPDVHADFKLSEGESAVFALDQVGGEVTPRRCAHTEAEEQFNSTVAYWRHWLSASKYRGRWREMVHRSALTLKLLTYAPTGAIVAAPTTSLPEQLGGERNWDYRYVWVRDAAFCVYALLRLGFTSEAEAFMDFLIRHVSPDGHGHSGPLQIMYGIDGRTDLTERELGHLEGHQGSAPVRVGNAAADQLQLDIYGALIDSIYLYDKWAKPISSGQWDDVSTLVDWVCENWDQPDEGIWETRGGRKNFLYSRLMCWVAIERAIRMANRRGLPADLNRWRECRDTIYRRIMKRGWSETRQAFVQHEDGDVLDAAVLMMPLTKFIAPTDPKWLSTLDALTEELVSDSLVYRYDPTASPDGLRGDEGTFSICSFWYVEAMVHAGRIDEARLAFEKMLTYANHLGLYAEEISNTGEQQGNFPQAFTHLALISAAFNLDRALG; encoded by the coding sequence ATGAGCGGATCACCCAGGGATCACACGGGCTACCTGCCGATCGCCGAGCACGGTCTGATCGGCGATCTGCGCAGCGTGGCACTGGTCGGGACCGACGGCACCATCGACTGGTACTGCTGCCCGTCCTTCGACGCGCCGAGCGTCTTCGCGTCGATCCTGGACGCGGAGCGCGGCGGCTGCTTCGAGCTCGCGGCGACCGTGCCGGCCCGGACCAAGCAGTTCTACTTTCCCGACACCAACGTTCTGATCACCCGGTTCTACACCGAGGACGGCGTGGGTGAGGTCCAGGACTTCATGCCGGTCGACGGTGACATGGTGGAGACCGAGCGGCACCGGCTGATCCGGCGGGTGGTGTGCGTGCGCGGCTCGATTCCGTTCCGGACCCGCGTGGCGCCGCGTTTCGACTACGGCGCCCAGCCGCACACCCTCCGCATGGTCGGGGACGTCGCGGTCTTCGAGTCCCCCAAGCTGTCGCTGGGCCTGACCGCGACCGTCCCGCTGGAGACCGAAGGCCCGGACGTACACGCCGACTTCAAGCTCTCCGAGGGCGAGTCGGCGGTGTTCGCACTGGACCAGGTCGGCGGCGAGGTGACCCCGCGCCGGTGTGCGCACACCGAGGCCGAGGAGCAGTTCAACAGCACGGTCGCCTACTGGCGGCACTGGCTGTCCGCCTCCAAGTACCGGGGCCGCTGGCGGGAGATGGTGCACCGCTCCGCCCTCACCCTCAAGCTGCTCACCTACGCGCCCACCGGCGCCATCGTGGCCGCGCCGACGACGAGCCTGCCCGAACAGCTCGGCGGCGAGCGCAACTGGGACTACCGGTACGTATGGGTGCGTGACGCCGCCTTCTGCGTGTACGCGCTGCTGCGGCTCGGCTTCACCAGCGAGGCCGAGGCGTTCATGGACTTCCTCATCCGGCACGTCAGCCCGGACGGCCACGGCCACTCGGGGCCGCTCCAGATCATGTACGGCATCGACGGCCGTACCGATCTGACGGAGCGTGAACTCGGCCATCTGGAAGGGCATCAGGGCTCCGCACCGGTCCGGGTCGGCAACGCCGCCGCCGACCAGCTCCAACTCGACATCTACGGCGCTCTGATCGACTCGATCTACCTCTACGACAAGTGGGCCAAGCCCATCTCCAGCGGCCAGTGGGACGACGTGAGCACGCTGGTGGACTGGGTGTGCGAGAACTGGGACCAGCCCGACGAGGGGATCTGGGAGACCCGCGGCGGCCGCAAGAACTTCCTGTACTCGCGGCTGATGTGCTGGGTGGCGATCGAGCGGGCGATCCGCATGGCCAACCGGCGCGGGCTGCCCGCCGACCTGAACCGCTGGCGGGAATGCCGCGACACGATCTACCGGCGAATCATGAAACGCGGCTGGTCGGAGACCCGGCAGGCGTTCGTCCAGCACGAGGACGGCGACGTGCTCGACGCGGCCGTACTGATGATGCCGCTGACCAAGTTCATCGCGCCGACCGACCCGAAGTGGCTGTCCACGCTGGACGCCCTGACCGAGGAACTGGTGTCGGACTCCCTCGTCTACCGCTACGACCCGACAGCGAGCCCCGACGGACTGCGCGGGGACGAGGGCACCTTCTCCATCTGCTCGTTCTGGTACGTCGAGGCGATGGTGCACGCCGGTCGGATCGACGAAGCGCGGCTGGCCTTCGAGAAGATGCTCACCTACGCCAACCATCTGGGCCTGTACGCCGAGGAGATCAGCAACACCGGCGAGCAACAGGGCAACTTCCCGCAGGCGTTCACCCATCTCGCCCTCATCAGCGCGGCCTTCAACCTGGACCGGGCCCTCGGCTGA
- a CDS encoding SIS domain-containing protein has product MTHVEDELTSQPECWTRAAAEAAGHAHALPAAGERVAIVGCGTSYFMAQAVAALREGSGQGETDAFAASEFPQARSYDRVVALTRSGTTTEVLDLLGQLKGRTRTTALTADPATPVMAAADEVVVLDFADERSVVQTRFATTALTLLRAHLGLHTDAVVADARTALTTALPEGLVACSQFTFLGRGWTVGLANEAGLKMREASLAWTEAYPAMEYRHGPISITTQGTATWMLGAAPEGLAEQVRETGGLWVPGTLDPLAELVRVQRLAVAVAGARGLDPDQPRHLTRSVILARP; this is encoded by the coding sequence ATGACTCATGTCGAGGACGAGCTGACCAGCCAGCCCGAGTGCTGGACCCGGGCGGCGGCGGAGGCCGCGGGCCACGCCCACGCGCTTCCGGCGGCCGGGGAGCGGGTCGCGATCGTCGGATGCGGCACGTCGTACTTCATGGCGCAGGCCGTGGCGGCGCTGCGGGAGGGCTCGGGCCAGGGCGAGACCGACGCCTTCGCCGCCTCGGAGTTCCCGCAGGCCCGTTCGTACGACCGTGTCGTCGCCCTCACCCGCTCCGGCACGACGACCGAAGTCCTCGACCTGCTCGGGCAGCTGAAGGGGCGCACCCGCACGACCGCCCTCACCGCCGACCCCGCCACCCCCGTCATGGCCGCCGCCGACGAGGTCGTCGTCCTCGACTTCGCCGACGAACGCTCGGTCGTCCAGACGAGGTTCGCGACCACCGCCCTCACGCTGCTCCGCGCCCACCTGGGCCTGCACACCGACGCCGTCGTCGCCGACGCCCGCACCGCACTCACGACTGCCTTGCCCGAAGGCCTCGTCGCATGCTCGCAGTTCACCTTCCTCGGCCGGGGCTGGACGGTGGGGCTGGCCAACGAGGCAGGGCTGAAGATGCGCGAGGCATCCCTCGCCTGGACCGAGGCCTACCCGGCGATGGAGTACCGGCACGGCCCCATCAGCATCACCACCCAGGGCACCGCCACCTGGATGCTCGGCGCGGCCCCCGAGGGGCTGGCCGAACAGGTCCGGGAGACCGGCGGACTGTGGGTGCCGGGCACCCTCGACCCCCTCGCCGAACTGGTCCGAGTACAGCGCCTCGCGGTCGCCGTCGCCGGGGCCCGCGGCCTCGACCCGGACCAGCCCCGCCACCTCACCCGCTCGGTGATCCTCGCCCGCCCCTAG
- a CDS encoding class II fructose-bisphosphate aldolase: MPLVTTRELVPRAAATRSAVAAFNIITLEHVEAVIAGAESLDAPVVLQVSENAVKFRHGRLLPLARAAVVAAERATVPVALHLDHVQSDDLLRQAADAGFGSVMYDAAHLPYAENLAATRAAADWAHSQGLWIEAELGEVGGKQGRPALDAHAPGARTDPAEARAFVTDSGVDALAVAIGSAHAMTERTATLDHDLLKRLTTTLDVPLVLHGSSGVRDDELTAAVAGGIAKVNVGTALNIAMTGAIREFLAAHPEAVDSRAYLSVGRDAMADAARRIIRLLGR, encoded by the coding sequence GTGCCCCTGGTCACCACCCGCGAGCTCGTCCCCCGCGCCGCCGCCACCCGCTCCGCCGTCGCCGCCTTCAACATCATCACCCTGGAACACGTCGAGGCCGTCATCGCCGGCGCCGAGTCCCTGGACGCGCCGGTCGTCCTCCAAGTCAGCGAGAACGCCGTCAAGTTCCGCCACGGCCGTCTCCTCCCGCTCGCTCGCGCCGCCGTCGTCGCGGCCGAACGAGCCACCGTCCCCGTCGCGTTGCACCTCGACCACGTCCAGAGCGACGACCTGCTGCGCCAGGCGGCCGACGCCGGCTTCGGCTCCGTGATGTACGACGCGGCCCACCTGCCCTACGCCGAGAATCTCGCCGCCACCCGGGCTGCGGCCGACTGGGCGCACTCCCAAGGGCTGTGGATCGAGGCCGAGTTGGGGGAAGTGGGTGGGAAGCAGGGCCGACCCGCGCTGGACGCCCACGCCCCCGGCGCCCGCACCGACCCCGCCGAGGCCCGCGCCTTCGTCACCGACTCCGGCGTGGACGCCCTCGCCGTGGCCATCGGCAGCGCCCACGCGATGACCGAACGCACCGCCACCCTCGACCACGACCTGCTCAAACGCCTCACCACCACCCTGGACGTCCCCCTCGTCCTGCACGGCTCCTCCGGAGTCCGCGACGACGAACTCACCGCTGCCGTCGCGGGCGGCATCGCCAAGGTCAACGTCGGCACCGCGCTGAACATCGCGATGACCGGCGCGATCCGGGAGTTCCTGGCGGCTCACCCCGAGGCGGTGGACTCCCGGGCCTACCTGAGTGTCGGGCGGGACGCCATGGCCGACGCGGCCCGGCGGATCATCCGGCTGCTCGGGCGGTGA
- a CDS encoding class I SAM-dependent methyltransferase: protein MSDPSVRAFYDALAPDYHRIFADWDVSMAHQAAVLGALVRKDLGPGPQRVLDCSCGIGTQAIGLALAGHRVVGSDLSPVAAARATQEATARGTLLPTAAADMRRLPFVSSFFDVVVCADNSLAHLLTARDLEAALAGMRRVLRDGGLLVLTLRDYDEMRHTRPGAPPPQVSETSDGRVITFQLWHWHEDGERYDQEYFQLVPGDGDDWAVRVRRTTSWALARSQLTEFVAAAGFVDVRWHDPASSGFYQPVLTARAAG, encoded by the coding sequence GTGTCTGATCCCTCGGTGCGGGCCTTCTACGACGCGCTGGCCCCGGACTACCACCGGATCTTCGCGGACTGGGACGTGAGCATGGCGCATCAGGCGGCCGTGCTCGGGGCGCTCGTGCGCAAGGACCTGGGGCCGGGACCGCAGCGCGTCCTGGACTGCTCGTGCGGCATCGGGACCCAGGCGATCGGACTGGCCCTCGCGGGGCACCGGGTCGTCGGCAGCGACCTCAGTCCGGTGGCCGCCGCACGTGCCACCCAGGAGGCCACGGCCCGCGGGACACTGTTGCCGACCGCCGCCGCGGACATGAGACGGCTGCCTTTCGTGTCGTCCTTCTTCGATGTCGTCGTCTGCGCCGACAACTCGCTGGCGCATCTGCTGACGGCCCGGGACCTGGAGGCCGCGCTCGCGGGCATGCGCAGGGTTCTGCGGGACGGCGGTCTGCTGGTGCTCACCCTTCGCGACTACGACGAGATGCGCCATACCAGGCCCGGGGCCCCGCCTCCGCAGGTCTCCGAGACCTCCGACGGCCGGGTGATCACCTTCCAGCTGTGGCACTGGCACGAGGACGGCGAGCGCTACGACCAGGAGTACTTCCAGCTCGTGCCCGGCGACGGGGACGACTGGGCCGTCCGCGTCCGCCGTACGACCTCCTGGGCCCTGGCCCGTTCACAGCTGACGGAGTTCGTGGCCGCGGCCGGTTTCGTCGACGTGCGGTGGCACGATCCGGCCTCCAGTGGGTTCTACCAGCCCGTCCTCACCGCCCGAGCAGCCGGATGA
- a CDS encoding methyltransferase: MTTPWGELALTRFPEDPRDRLRAWDASDEYLLRHLAAEGVALSGAVVVVGDRWGALVTALAAHRPVQITDSFLSQEATRANLERAGVEPGTVRLLTTQDPPPGRVDVLLVRVPKSLALLEDQLLRLAPAVHEGTLVVGTGMVKEIHTSTLQLFERILGPTRTSLAEKKARLIFCAPEPTLARPANPWPYGYTLPDGIGAASGRAVVNHAGVFCADRLDIGTRFFLQHLPKSRGSQRIVDLGCGNGVVGTAVALANPEAEVLFVDESFQAVASAEGTYKANGVPGHAEFRVGDGLAGVPAGSVDLVLNNPPFHSHQATTDATAWRMFTGARRALRPGGALWVVGNRHLGYHVKLRKLFGNSELVAGGPKFVVLKAVKESGV, encoded by the coding sequence ATGACGACCCCCTGGGGCGAGCTCGCGCTCACCCGTTTCCCCGAGGACCCGCGTGACCGGCTGCGTGCCTGGGACGCCTCCGACGAGTATCTGCTGAGGCATCTCGCGGCGGAGGGCGTGGCCCTGTCCGGCGCGGTCGTGGTGGTCGGAGACCGCTGGGGCGCGCTGGTCACCGCGCTGGCGGCGCACCGGCCGGTCCAGATCACCGACTCCTTCCTCAGCCAGGAGGCGACCCGCGCCAACCTCGAACGCGCCGGCGTCGAGCCCGGCACCGTCCGGCTGCTCACCACACAGGACCCACCGCCCGGCCGCGTCGACGTCCTGCTGGTGCGGGTGCCGAAGAGCCTGGCCCTGCTGGAGGACCAGCTGCTGCGGCTGGCGCCCGCGGTGCACGAGGGCACGCTCGTCGTCGGCACCGGCATGGTGAAGGAGATCCACACCTCGACGCTCCAGCTGTTCGAGCGGATCCTCGGGCCGACCCGCACCTCGCTGGCCGAGAAGAAGGCCCGGCTCATCTTCTGCGCGCCGGAGCCGACGCTCGCACGGCCCGCCAACCCCTGGCCGTACGGCTACACCCTCCCGGACGGCATCGGTGCCGCCTCCGGGCGTGCCGTCGTCAATCACGCGGGCGTCTTCTGCGCGGACCGGCTCGACATCGGCACCCGGTTCTTCCTCCAGCACCTCCCGAAGAGCCGGGGCTCCCAGCGGATCGTGGACCTGGGCTGCGGCAACGGCGTGGTCGGTACGGCGGTGGCCCTGGCCAACCCCGAGGCCGAGGTGCTGTTCGTCGACGAGTCCTTCCAGGCGGTGGCCTCGGCGGAGGGGACGTACAAGGCGAACGGCGTGCCGGGGCACGCGGAGTTCCGGGTCGGGGACGGTCTGGCGGGCGTCCCGGCGGGCAGCGTCGACCTCGTCCTCAACAACCCGCCCTTCCACTCCCACCAGGCGACGACCGACGCGACGGCCTGGCGGATGTTCACCGGAGCGCGCAGGGCGCTACGGCCCGGCGGCGCACTGTGGGTTGTCGGGAACCGCCATCTCGGGTATCACGTGAAGCTGCGGAAGCTGTTCGGCAACAGTGAACTCGTCGCCGGCGGGCCGAAGTTCGTGGTGCTCAAGGCGGTGAAGGAGTCGGGTGTCTGA
- a CDS encoding alpha-ketoglutarate-dependent dioxygenase AlkB family protein: MDAELFPRPRAEVAPGAVHVPHWLEPGRQRDLLAACREWARPPAGLRTVRTPGGGTMTARQVCLGWHWYPYAYARTVADGDGAPVKPFPHWLGELGREAVRDALGPQEVSYDIALINFYDGEARMGMHRDSDERSDAPVVSLSLGDTCVFRFGNPETRTRPYTDVELRSGDLFVFGGPSRLAYHGVPRVHPGTAPPELGLTGRLNITLRVSGL; the protein is encoded by the coding sequence ATGGATGCCGAGCTGTTCCCCCGACCCCGTGCGGAGGTCGCGCCGGGCGCGGTGCACGTCCCGCACTGGCTGGAACCGGGCCGGCAGCGCGACCTGCTGGCGGCCTGCCGGGAGTGGGCGCGCCCGCCCGCCGGACTGCGCACGGTCCGCACCCCGGGCGGCGGCACGATGACCGCACGGCAGGTCTGCCTGGGCTGGCACTGGTACCCGTACGCCTACGCCCGCACGGTCGCCGACGGCGACGGGGCACCCGTGAAGCCCTTCCCGCACTGGCTGGGCGAGCTGGGTCGGGAAGCGGTGCGCGACGCACTCGGTCCGCAGGAGGTGTCGTACGACATCGCGCTGATCAACTTCTATGACGGCGAGGCTCGTATGGGCATGCACCGCGACAGCGACGAGAGGTCGGACGCGCCCGTGGTCTCCCTGAGCCTCGGCGACACCTGCGTCTTCCGCTTCGGCAACCCCGAGACCCGGACCCGGCCCTACACGGATGTCGAACTGCGCAGTGGTGACCTGTTCGTGTTCGGCGGCCCGTCGAGACTCGCCTACCACGGGGTCCCTCGTGTGCATCCGGGCACAGCGCCGCCCGAGTTGGGGCTGACGGGGCGGCTGAACATCACGCTGCGGGTCAGCGGGCTCTGA
- a CDS encoding ROK family protein, translated as MSGKADPRPAGEGTTSRARLDRGRGALGPALELVHTGRAPTRAVLTAELGVTRATAGAVAAELEALGLIRVDARPTAAAGSQGRPSHRLAVAEDGPVVLAAQVHADGFRAALVGLGGRIVATAPGCETVDADPAKVLSSVVEAGADLLRTTGRRCVGAGLAVPSAVAEPDGLALNPLHLAWPAGAPVRRIFDECVRAAGITGPAFAANDVNLAALAEHRHGAGRGARDLLCVATGHRGVGGALVLDGRLHTGSSGLALEVGHLTVNPEGRPCHCGSRGCLDVEADPLAFLTAAGLAPGPELSLLQQANDLVRHHYDDPAVRTAAEALIDRLGLGLAGLVNILNPDRIILGGLHRTLLDADPARLRAVVADRSLWGQSGGVPILACTLDHNSLVGAAELAWQPVLDDPLAALTRG; from the coding sequence ATGAGCGGCAAGGCGGACCCCCGGCCGGCGGGGGAAGGAACCACCTCGAGGGCGCGGCTGGACCGGGGGCGCGGTGCGCTCGGGCCCGCGTTGGAGCTCGTGCACACCGGTCGCGCGCCCACCCGGGCCGTGCTCACCGCCGAACTCGGGGTGACCCGGGCGACGGCCGGCGCGGTCGCCGCCGAGCTGGAGGCGCTCGGGCTGATCCGCGTGGACGCCAGGCCCACCGCGGCCGCCGGTTCGCAGGGCCGGCCCTCGCATCGCCTCGCGGTCGCCGAGGACGGTCCCGTCGTGCTGGCCGCGCAGGTCCACGCCGACGGTTTCCGGGCCGCCCTGGTCGGTCTGGGCGGTCGTATCGTCGCCACCGCCCCCGGCTGCGAGACGGTCGACGCCGACCCGGCGAAGGTCCTCAGCTCCGTCGTAGAGGCGGGCGCCGACCTGCTGCGCACCACCGGCAGACGCTGCGTCGGCGCCGGACTCGCCGTGCCGTCCGCGGTCGCCGAACCCGACGGCCTCGCCCTCAACCCCCTGCACCTCGCCTGGCCCGCGGGCGCCCCCGTCCGCCGGATCTTCGACGAGTGCGTGCGGGCCGCAGGCATCACCGGACCGGCCTTCGCGGCCAACGACGTCAACCTCGCCGCGCTCGCCGAGCACCGGCACGGCGCGGGCCGCGGCGCCCGGGACCTGCTGTGTGTGGCGACCGGACACCGGGGCGTGGGCGGCGCGCTGGTGCTCGACGGGCGTCTGCACACAGGGAGTTCGGGCCTGGCCCTGGAAGTCGGCCACCTCACCGTGAACCCCGAGGGCCGCCCCTGCCACTGCGGCAGCCGGGGCTGTCTGGACGTCGAGGCGGACCCGCTGGCGTTCCTCACGGCGGCGGGACTCGCCCCCGGCCCCGAGCTCTCCCTGCTCCAGCAGGCCAACGACCTCGTCCGGCACCACTACGACGATCCCGCCGTCCGCACCGCCGCCGAGGCCCTCATCGACCGCCTGGGCCTCGGTCTCGCGGGCCTGGTGAACATCCTCAACCCGGACCGCATCATCCTCGGCGGCCTCCACCGCACCCTGCTGGACGCCGACCCCGCGCGTCTGCGCGCCGTCGTCGCCGATCGCAGCCTGTGGGGGCAGAGCGGCGGCGTTCCCATCCTGGCCTGCACCCTCGACCACAACAGCCTGGTCGGCGCGGCCGAGTTGGCGTGGCAGCCGGTGCTGGACGATCCGCTGGCGGCGCTGACCCGTGGCTGA